CGTTCGCCTTCTTCTTCAGCCTCATCTTCACGCAGGCCGAGTACATCTTCCTGTTCTTTGCCATCACCGGCGCCATCTTCGCCGGCGGCTCGGGGGCGGTCATTATCGGCGGGCTGTACTGGAAGCGGGGGACGGCGGCAGCCGCCTGGGCCGCCATGATTACCGGCTCCGGGATCGCCGTAGCCGGGATCATCATCCACCAGATCATCCCCGATTTCTTCATCAACGGCCAGTGGTTCTGGGGGATCAGCATGCTGGGCGCCTCGCTCGTCTACATCGCGGTCTCGCTTCTGAACCGCCGCGAACCGTTCAACATCGACCGGCTGCTCCACCGCGGGCGATACGCGATCCAGGGAGAACGCACGGTCGTCAACGCGACCCCCGCCCGGGGGTGGAAGATGCTCGGGATGGGACGGGAGTTCACGCGCGGCGACAAGATCATCTACATCCTCAACTACGTCTGGACCGGCGCGTGGCTGCTCGTGTTTATCGTCGGCACAATCTACAATCTGACCCATGAGGTGAGCGACGGCGCCTGGCTGTCGTTCTGGCGCACCTACCTCGCCATCCACGTGGCGGTCTCGTCGGCCATCATCATCTGGTTTGTGATCGGCGGTTTCCGGGACCTCCGGCGAATGAACCGCCGCCTGAAGGTGGCCGACCGCGACCATCGCGACGACGGGTTCGTGTCCGAATCGGGGCCGGCCCCCCGCACGTAAAGCCGAACGGAGACAGACAGTGAACACGAAAGACACGCTCATCGCGATCCGAAGGCTCGAGCAGTTCTATCGCCGGGCCGTGGGGGGAATCCTCCGCGAGCCGGCGGCGCTCGCGGCGACCTGTGCGCGCTCGGCCGAGCCGGTGCCGTTCGCGCAGAGACACGGGCTCGCCTGCGAGCCGGTGGCGGTCGGAGATGTCTGGGGCCGGAACTGGGAGAGCGGCTGGTTTCATCTGGTCGGCCGCGTGCCGGAGACGTACCGCGGGCGGACAGTCGTGGCGCACATCGACCTGGGCGGCGAGGGATTGGTGTACCGGCCCGACGGCCGGATGCTCCAGGGGATCACGAACGGCTCGGTGTTCGACTCCGAATTTGGGCGGGATGTTGTCCGCCTCTTCGATCCCTGCGCGGGCGGGGAACCGGTCGAGCTCTGGGTGGAGGCGGCCGCCAACGGCCTGTTTGGCATGTTCTGCGATCTCGACCCCGGCCCGGACGCGGCCAACCGCGACGGCCGGTACGACGCGCGCGTCAACACCCTCCGCCTCGCCGTCTTCGACACCGAGCTGTGGCACCTCACGCTCGACCTGCGCGTGCTCCTCGGGCTGGTGAGGAGCCTTCCGGAGAGGAGCGTGCGCCGTGCGCGAATCGTCCGCGCGGCGGTCGACGGGCTGAATGCGTATGCGACGAGCGGCGAAAGCGCCCGGGCATTCCGGGAGATACTCGCGCGCGAACTGAAAAAACCGGCCGCGGCCTCGAGCCTGGCGGTGACCGCGGTCGGGCACGCCCACATCGACACGGCGTGGCTCTGGCCGGTGCGTGAGACCATCCGCAAGTGCGCCCGGACCTTCGCCACCCAACTGGACCTGCTCGCGCGGTACCCCGACTACGTGTTCGGCGCCTCCCAGCCGCAGCACTATGCCTTCGTCAAAGAACACTACCCCGAGCTGTACGCACAGGTCAGGGCGGCGGTGAAAGCCGGCCGCTGGGAGCCGCAGGGGGGAATGTGGGTGGAGGCGGACTGCAACGTGACCGGAGGCGAATCCCTCGTGCGGCAGATCCTCCACGGCAAGAACTTCTTCCGCGACGAATTCGGCGTCGAGGTCGACAACCTCTGGCTGCCCGACGTCTTCGGATACTCGGCGGCCCTGCCGCAACTGCTCCGCAAGAGCGGCATCGACTACTTCCTCACCCAGAAGCTGTCGTGGAACCAGACGAATGAATTTCCCCACCACACGTTCCGGTGGCAGGGGATCGACGGCAGCGAGGTGCTGACCCATTTCCCGCCGGAAAACACGTACAACAGCCAACTGCACCCCGAATCGCTCGCCGCGGCCGAGGAGCGTTTCCGGGAAAACGACTATCTCGACGAATTCCTCTGTCTCTTTGGCGTCGGCGACGGCGGGGGCGGCCCGAAAGAGGAGCACATCGAAATGGGCCGGCGGCAGGCCGATCTGGAGGGAGCACCGCGCGTGCGGTTTGGCCCCGCCCGCGAGTTTTTCCGCCGCCTCGCCGCCGAACGGGACCGGCTGCCGACCTGGACGGGAGAGCTGTACCTGGAACTCCACCGCGGGACCTTGACGACGCAGGCGTATGCCAAGTGGGCCAATCGCCGCCTGGAGCACAAGCTCCGGGCGCTGGAGATGCTCGCGGCCAAGCTCCCGCTCGACCGCTACCCGCAGCAGGAGCTGGACGCGGTCTGGAAGACGGTGCTCCTCAACCAATTCCACGACATCATCCCCGGCTCCAGCATCGGCCGCGTCTACCGGGTGGCGCACACGGAGTACCGGGAGGCCCTCGCCGGGTGCGAACGGCTGGCCGCCGCGGTGGCCGCGGAGCTGTATCCGGCCGACGGGAACTGCCTCACTCTGGTCAATACCCTGCACTATCCCTACGAGGGGGCGGTCACACTCCCGGCGGGCTGGGCGGGCTGCGAAATCGATGGCGGCGGGCCGACGCCTCCGTGCCAGCGGGAACCGGACGGCGTGGCGGTGCACGTGAGCATTCCTCCGTACGCTGCGCTGACGCTCCGCCGGACGGCAGAAACAACAGCCCCGGCGGCGCCGCCCGGCCAGAGTCTGGTGCTGGAAAATGACCTGGTGCGGTACGAGTTGGCGGAGAGCGGTGCGCTGCTGCGCTGTTTCGACAAGGCGCTCGGCCTCGAACTGGTGGTCCCCGAGGCGCCGGGGAATATTCTCACACTGTACGAGGATCGGCCGAACGACTGGGACGCCTGGGATATCGATGCCTTCTATCGCGAGACGCCGCTGGCCACGGCGCGGGCGGCCGCGGCCGAACCGCTGCCGGCCGGGGACGTGCGCCGGGGGGTTCGCTTCCGCTACCGGATCGGCCGGTCGCACATTGTGCAGACGGTGCGGCTGGGGCGGATGTCGCGGCGGCTCGATTTCGAAACGGCGGTCGACTGGCGCGAGAAGCACCGGATGCTTCGCGTGGCGTTCCCGGTCACGGTCCGCTCGGACTACGCCGCGTTCGACATCCAGTACGGCTATCTCCGGCGCGCCACCCACCGCAACACCTCGTGGGAGCAGGCCCGGTTTGAAGTCGTGGGGCACCGCTACGCCGATCTGTCCGACCGCGACCACGGGGTGGCGCTCCTCAACGACTGCAAGTACGGCTACCGGGTCGAGAACGGCCTGTTGGATCTCAACCTGCTGCGCGCCCCCAATTACCCCGATCCGGACGCCGACCAGGGGGAACACCGGTTCACCTACAGCCTCCTCCCTCACCCCGGTGATCTGGCCGCCTCCGAGGTCATGGCCGAGGCGGCGCGGCTGAACCAGGGGCTTCTGGCGGCGAAGGGCGTGCGCGCGACGAACACCCGCCTCCCGGTGCGGCTCTCCGGCGAGGGCGTGGTCCTGGAGACAGTAAAGAAAGCGGAGAAGGACGCCGGCCTGATTCTCCGCGTGGCGGAGACCCACGGCCGACACTCGACCGGGCGGCTGGAGATTGACTTCCCGAATTTCACTCTCGAAGAAACCGATTTGATGGAGCGGGCGGTCGGCCGACGGCTTGAGGCGGCGCCGGCGGCGGTGCTCCGGATGGCGCCGTTTGAGATACGCACTTTGAGGTTAACCTATGACACAGCGCAATAGACGACCAACGGCGAGCAAGACGGAGCTATTCACCGTGGGGGTACTCGCCGCGCTGGCGCTTTTGAACCCGGGGGCGGGCGCTCCGCGCGCCTTCGAAACGGCGGATGCCCGGACCATCGTCGTCTTCCGAGACCACACGATTCATTTCGCGCCCGACGACTCTGCGAAGTACGAGAGCGGCGGCGTGACCGTCCGGGACAAGGGGCGCGTGATCGCCGCCCGGGTCGAGCTCCCTCCGTTCGCCGGCCCGGTACGGATCACCGGGCGCCTCGCCCTCAGGCCGATCCCGAAAGACGAGCTCGAGATGTACGACCGCTGGGACCGCGCCGGAAATGTGCGGCTGGAGGTCGCCGGCGGCCCGGATGTGGAACTGATCAAGTTCGTGACTGCCCATGGGGGGCCGACCGAATTCGAGGTCGACCTGTCTCCCCTGGCGCCGCTGCTGGCCGGCCCCCGCGTGATCAAGGGATTCGTCGACACGTGGGTCACACCGGGTTGGCGCATGGATTTTTCGCTGACCTACGCGCCGGATTCACAGGCGCTCAACGCCGACTGGGCGGCCGGGCTGCTCTACGAGGAGGCGTTCACGCGCGACGATCCGGGAGCGGCCGGGAGAGCAGCGGTGATCGAAGTGCCCGAGGGGATGGAGCGCGTGCTCTTGCACTACTATGTCAGCGGCCACTGCACCGACGGCACCGATGCCGACGAATTCGTCAGCAAGGACAACGTCATCTCGGTCGACGGCGCGGTGGTGTATCGCTACCCGCCGTGGCGGGATGACTGCCGCCGTTTCCGGGCGATCAACCCGTACTGCCGCCGCTGGACCGACGGTTCCTGGTCGTGCGATTACAGCCGCAGCGGCTGGTGCCCGGGAGACCGGGCGGCGCCTCTCGAGCTGGATCTGACCGACCACCTCACCGCCGGCCGCCACACGCTCCGATTCGTCATCGAGGACATTCGCCCGAAGGACGAGCGGGGCAATTACGGCTACTGGCGGGTCTCCGGGCAGCTCCTGGGCTGGAGACAGCCGCGGTGACTTTCCCGATACACGTAATCCCGCGCCCGGCCGAGATTCTCCCGACCGGCGGCGGGGTGCGGCTGAGAGCGCCGATCCCGGTCCATTTCGCACCGAACGATGCGCGGATCAGCCGGGTCATTGCCGTCGGCAGCGACGCCTGGCCGGGAGGCGAGGCCCTGTGGCGGCCGGTGGAGGCGGACCAGATGAAGGCAGACCCACCCGGAATTCATCTGCTCATGGAGCAAGGGCCGGAGCCGGTCGCCGAGTCATATCGGCTGCTGGTCGGCGAACGCGGAGTCCGGGTCAACGCCGCCTCGCCGTCCGGTCTCTTCTACGGCCTGCAGACGCTGCGGCAGCTTCTCTGGCCGGCGGAGACGGGGGAACGGGAAATCGTGCTGCCGGGGATGGAAATCCGCGACGCCCCCCGGTTCGGCTGGCGGGGGATGCACCTGGATGTGAGCCGCCACTTCTTCCCGCCCGCGTTCATCAAGAGGTACATCGACCTGCTCGCCTTCCACAAGCTCAACATTTTCCACTGGCATCTGACGGACGACCAGGGGTGGCGGATCGAAATCGGGCGCTACCCGCGGCTGACCGAAATCGGGGCCTGGCGGACGGAGCCGGATGGGCGGCGCTACGGCGGGTTCTACACGCAGGCTGAAATCCGGGAGATCGTCCGCTACGCGGCCGCGCGGCAGGTGACCGTGGTGCCGGAGATCGAACTGCCCGGGCATGCCACGGCGGCCCTGGCGGCCTACCCGGAGTATTCGTGCACCGGCGGGCCGTTCCAGGTATCGAACCAGTGGGGCGTGTTCGATGATGTCTACTGCGCGGGCAACGACGCCGCCTTCACATTTTTGGAGGACGTTCTCAGCGAGGTCGCGGATCTGTTCCCCTCCCCCTACCTGCACATCGGAGGAGACGAATGCCCGAAGGCACGCTGGCAGAGTCACGATCTCTGCCGGCGGCGAAAAGACGCTCTCGGGCTGGCCGATGAAGATGCGCTCCAGGCCTACTTCGTCGGCCGGGTCGCCCGGTTCCTGCGGGCACAGGGGAAGCGGGTGGTGGGCTGGGATGAGATTCTCGATGGCGGGGCGCCCGAAGGGGCGGTGATCATGGCCTGGCAGAATGTCGCCAAAGGAAGCGCCGCGGCGCGCGCGGGACACGACGTCGTCATGTGCCCGATGTCGAACTGCTACTTCGACCACTACCAGGGAACCTCCAGCGAACCGCAAGCGATCGGCGGCTTCACGCCGCTGGAGGCGGTGCACGCGTTCGAACCGACGCCGCCCGATCTCCCTCCCGACCTGCTCCGCCGGGTGCTTGGCGCCCAGGGAAATGTCTGGACCGAGTACATGGCGACCGAGAACCAGGTCGAGTACATGGCCTTCCCCCGCCTGTGCGCGCTGGCGGAGGTGCTCTGGACGCCGCCGGCCGCCCGCACGTTTCCGGATTTCCTCATGCGGCTCCGCAGTCACCTTCGCCGGTTGGACACCTGGGGCGTCAACTACCGCCCGCTGGACGATTAGCATACAAAACCAATACCGTCTGCGTTAGGTTGAGACTGCTCGCCGCGGCTGCCGCCGAGCCGGCGCGTTGCCGGTCGGATGACCTGCGGCCTCCGCTGCCTGGGCGGTTTGCGGTCCGAGCGGAACGCCGCGCCGGAGACGACGCGGGCGGCAGAATCGCGTTGCCTTGGCTCGAAAGATGGTGTAAGTTGACGGCTATCGTTCCAGGCCGACTAACTCGCAAGGAGAACAAGGGTATGTCGATGGACCAGCAGCCAAAGCGTTCCTCGGAGCTTGGCGGGGCGGATGCATCGCGCGACGCCTACGAGAACTATGAGCTCCCGATTGAAGGGTTCAAGGGGACGGCGGAAGAGATTGAGCGCCAGTGGTACGAGCGATGTTATGTCGGCCGCGGCGACGCGATCAAGCAGTTGACGTGGCGGGCGGTGATTATGGGTTCGGTGCTGGGGGCGGTGCTCTCCCTGACCAACATCTACATCGGCCTCAAAGCCGGCTGGGGGTTCGGGGTGGCGATTACCGCCTGCATTCTCTCCTACGCCATCTGGACCACCTTCTACAAGCTGAAGCTGGCGCGGACGCAGATGACGATTCTGGAGAACAACTGCATGCAGTCGACGGCCAGCGCGGCGGGCTACTCGACCGGGGGGACGCTGGTGTCGGCCTTCGCCGCGTACATCCTGATCCACAACGAGACGCTGTCGTTTTCGCTCATGATTCTCTGGGTGTTCTTCATCGCCGTTCTGGGGGTTACGATGGCGGTGCCGATGAAACGGCAGATGATCAATGTCGAGCAGTTGCGGTTCCCGAGCGGGATTGCGGCGGCCGAGACGCTGCGGGCGCTCCACGCCACCGGCCAGAAAGGGATGCGGGCGGCCCGCGCCCTGGGCATCGCCGGGCTGCTGGCGATCGTCAGCGCCTTTCTCACCGACGGACTTCGGCTGATCAGCGCCCGCCTGGAATCGCTCCAGATCTCGGCGCTCGTGGGGCGGTTCAGCTCGGCGACGCTGGGCGAGACGTGGATCGGTCGGACGGTGACCTTCACCTGGGATCCGATCTTCATCGCCGCCGGGATGTTCGTGGGGATGCGGGTGGCGGCCAGCATGCTCATCGGGTCGATCACGTGCTGGATGATTTTCGTGCCGTGGCTGCAGGGGAACGTCACCGAGGCGGCCGGTTTGACCGGCTTCCGCGACCTGGTCCAGTGGTCGCTGTGGGCCGGCACCGCCTGCATGGTCACTTCCGGGATTTTGTCGGTCCTGTTCGAATGGCGCGCGGCCCTGCGGGCGTTCCGCGGGCTCGGGGGGATGCTCGCGAAACGGAGCGGGCAGGCGCTCGATGCGGTCGCGGCGATCGAGACCCCCGGCTCGTGGTTCCTGATCGGGCAGGCGGTCGCGCTGGTGGCGCTCGCCCTGCTGGCGCACAAGACGTTCGGGATGCCCTACTGGCAGAGCTTCATCGCGGTATTGCTGAGTTTCGCTCTCGCGCTGGTAGCCTGCCGCGTGACCGGTGAGACGGACACCACCCCGGTCGGGGCCATGGGCAAGATCACCCAGTTGACCTTCGGCGCGCTCTCGCCGGGCAACATGGATGTGAACCTCATGTCGGCGAACATCACCGCCGGCGCCGCCACCTCGTCCGCCGACCTGCTCACCGACCTGAAGAGCGGATACCTCCTCGGGGCCCACCCGCGCAGACAGTTCCTCGCCCAGTTTGCCGGAATCTTCATCGGCACGCTCGTGACCGTGGCGGCGTTCCGAATGCTCGTCCCCAACGCCGGCGTGCTCGGCACCGACCAGTTCCCCGCGCCGGCCGCCCAGACCTGGCGGGGGGTGGCCGAGGCCATGGCGAAAGGGCTGAGCACGATGCACCCGGTCAAAATCTGGTGCATCGTAATCGGCGGCCTCGTCGGGATCATCCTGCCCATCCTCTCCCGCGTGTTCCCGAAACACCAGAAGTGGATTCCCTCGGCCGCGGGCGTCGGCCTGGCCTGGGTCTTCCAATGGTTCTACGGCCTGCTCTTCTTCCTCGGCGCGGTGATCGGCTGGGCCTGGCAGAAGAAGAACGCGAAGAACTGCGAGGAGTATTTGTTCCCGGTGGCCTCCGGCGTGGTGGCCGGCGGTGCGCTCATGGGCGTCGTCCTGGTGTTCTGGGAGAACGGCGCCGAGATCATCAAACAGATTTTTAGCTGATAATCACCAGGCAAGACCCCGCCCGGCAGCCGCTGTCCGGGCGGGGCTTTTTTTTACCCGGCGGTGCCCGGGGAGAACGTGCTACCCCCCAGCGTCCGCTGGCTCCCACGCCATCAGATCATCGAAAGAACTCACGAAGTGATACCGCGCGATGCGCACGGCAAACAGCGCCGTGGCCGGCGATGACCGGAACCGCTCGAGGTAGGGGTGCCGCTGCAGAAGCAGCCGGCGCCACGGCGGCGACTCGGCCGGGGGGAGCTCGGACGCCTGGCCGGTGGCGGTCACGGCTTCGACTTTCATGAAGTCCTCGGGATGGCGATTCAGGTCGTTGACCAACACCGCAACCCGGGGGCCGGCGCACAGGTAGCGGTACTTGGTCGTGCCCCTGGGGGTGGCGAACACGAGGTAGCGCAGATCATCGGAACAGGCGAATGCCACCATCGAACCGTACGGCTGGCCATCTCCCCGCGTGCAGAGGACTCCGTAGAACTGGTCGGCCAGAAGGCGGCGGATGCGGTGCTCCGCGGGCGGGCGGTGGTCGGCGTATTCCATAGTCCCGGCGGAAATAATAGGGGTGCGGCCCCAAAACGCAACCGCTCGCGGCGGGGATTTCCGGCGGGCCCTGAGGCGCGTCGGCGGGGACCGCTCAACAGCGCGCGATTCGTCCATTATTCCTTGACAGAGTGCGGGAAGTTGTTATATTGCCGCCAGATAGGCCGCCATGCGTTTGGGACTGGGCTGTGCCCGGGAGGCCTCAGAGGAGGCCGCCATGTTTCGCTACTCCCGCCTGTGGGTGTTCCCCGCAGTGCTCTTCAGCGCGGTGCTGTTTCTCTATTGCGGCAACGACGACACGGTCACCGAGCCCGAGCCGCCCCGGCCGGTGATCGTCACCGGGGCGATCGACCTTCCCCCCGAATCGCCGCTGGCGCCGGAAGATCTGACCGTGCTCTGCGGCGGCGGTCAGGGCGCCGTCGACTCCTCCGGCCGCTTTACCGCGCCCGTGTGGGAGCATTCGGCGGCCGCGCTCCTGGCGGTCGATACCGACCACAACCCCGTGCTGATGGGAATCGTCACCGATCCGACAGCGAAGGGTCCCGTTCTCCTCGACGCCCGTTCGACGGCGCTGGCGCTTGTGTTTCTCAATCCGTTCGTGTGCATGGCAGACGCCGCTGAGGCCGACAGCATCCTCGACGCCCTCGAGGCCCAGGTGGCTTTCGCCGATTTCGCCGCCCTGATCGGCCGCAAGCTGGAGGCCGATGGGCTGGCGCTGACGGTGGACGATCCGGAGATCGACAGCCTGCTGACCGAAGTAGTGGCGGAGTATGTCAATTCGTTCGTCGCCGAGGGGGTCCGCTCCGCGTCCCTTGCGCCGACTCCGGCCGCGCCGACCAGCCC
This genomic stretch from Candidatus Zixiibacteriota bacterium harbors:
- a CDS encoding alpha-mannosidase, encoding MNTKDTLIAIRRLEQFYRRAVGGILREPAALAATCARSAEPVPFAQRHGLACEPVAVGDVWGRNWESGWFHLVGRVPETYRGRTVVAHIDLGGEGLVYRPDGRMLQGITNGSVFDSEFGRDVVRLFDPCAGGEPVELWVEAAANGLFGMFCDLDPGPDAANRDGRYDARVNTLRLAVFDTELWHLTLDLRVLLGLVRSLPERSVRRARIVRAAVDGLNAYATSGESARAFREILARELKKPAAASSLAVTAVGHAHIDTAWLWPVRETIRKCARTFATQLDLLARYPDYVFGASQPQHYAFVKEHYPELYAQVRAAVKAGRWEPQGGMWVEADCNVTGGESLVRQILHGKNFFRDEFGVEVDNLWLPDVFGYSAALPQLLRKSGIDYFLTQKLSWNQTNEFPHHTFRWQGIDGSEVLTHFPPENTYNSQLHPESLAAAEERFRENDYLDEFLCLFGVGDGGGGPKEEHIEMGRRQADLEGAPRVRFGPAREFFRRLAAERDRLPTWTGELYLELHRGTLTTQAYAKWANRRLEHKLRALEMLAAKLPLDRYPQQELDAVWKTVLLNQFHDIIPGSSIGRVYRVAHTEYREALAGCERLAAAVAAELYPADGNCLTLVNTLHYPYEGAVTLPAGWAGCEIDGGGPTPPCQREPDGVAVHVSIPPYAALTLRRTAETTAPAAPPGQSLVLENDLVRYELAESGALLRCFDKALGLELVVPEAPGNILTLYEDRPNDWDAWDIDAFYRETPLATARAAAAEPLPAGDVRRGVRFRYRIGRSHIVQTVRLGRMSRRLDFETAVDWREKHRMLRVAFPVTVRSDYAAFDIQYGYLRRATHRNTSWEQARFEVVGHRYADLSDRDHGVALLNDCKYGYRVENGLLDLNLLRAPNYPDPDADQGEHRFTYSLLPHPGDLAASEVMAEAARLNQGLLAAKGVRATNTRLPVRLSGEGVVLETVKKAEKDAGLILRVAETHGRHSTGRLEIDFPNFTLEETDLMERAVGRRLEAAPAAVLRMAPFEIRTLRLTYDTAQ
- a CDS encoding beta-N-acetylhexosaminidase, whose protein sequence is MTFPIHVIPRPAEILPTGGGVRLRAPIPVHFAPNDARISRVIAVGSDAWPGGEALWRPVEADQMKADPPGIHLLMEQGPEPVAESYRLLVGERGVRVNAASPSGLFYGLQTLRQLLWPAETGEREIVLPGMEIRDAPRFGWRGMHLDVSRHFFPPAFIKRYIDLLAFHKLNIFHWHLTDDQGWRIEIGRYPRLTEIGAWRTEPDGRRYGGFYTQAEIREIVRYAAARQVTVVPEIELPGHATAALAAYPEYSCTGGPFQVSNQWGVFDDVYCAGNDAAFTFLEDVLSEVADLFPSPYLHIGGDECPKARWQSHDLCRRRKDALGLADEDALQAYFVGRVARFLRAQGKRVVGWDEILDGGAPEGAVIMAWQNVAKGSAAARAGHDVVMCPMSNCYFDHYQGTSSEPQAIGGFTPLEAVHAFEPTPPDLPPDLLRRVLGAQGNVWTEYMATENQVEYMAFPRLCALAEVLWTPPAARTFPDFLMRLRSHLRRLDTWGVNYRPLDD
- a CDS encoding OPT/YSL family transporter, coding for MSMDQQPKRSSELGGADASRDAYENYELPIEGFKGTAEEIERQWYERCYVGRGDAIKQLTWRAVIMGSVLGAVLSLTNIYIGLKAGWGFGVAITACILSYAIWTTFYKLKLARTQMTILENNCMQSTASAAGYSTGGTLVSAFAAYILIHNETLSFSLMILWVFFIAVLGVTMAVPMKRQMINVEQLRFPSGIAAAETLRALHATGQKGMRAARALGIAGLLAIVSAFLTDGLRLISARLESLQISALVGRFSSATLGETWIGRTVTFTWDPIFIAAGMFVGMRVAASMLIGSITCWMIFVPWLQGNVTEAAGLTGFRDLVQWSLWAGTACMVTSGILSVLFEWRAALRAFRGLGGMLAKRSGQALDAVAAIETPGSWFLIGQAVALVALALLAHKTFGMPYWQSFIAVLLSFALALVACRVTGETDTTPVGAMGKITQLTFGALSPGNMDVNLMSANITAGAATSSADLLTDLKSGYLLGAHPRRQFLAQFAGIFIGTLVTVAAFRMLVPNAGVLGTDQFPAPAAQTWRGVAEAMAKGLSTMHPVKIWCIVIGGLVGIILPILSRVFPKHQKWIPSAAGVGLAWVFQWFYGLLFFLGAVIGWAWQKKNAKNCEEYLFPVASGVVAGGALMGVVLVFWENGAEIIKQIFS
- a CDS encoding pyridoxamine 5'-phosphate oxidase family protein, which gives rise to MEYADHRPPAEHRIRRLLADQFYGVLCTRGDGQPYGSMVAFACSDDLRYLVFATPRGTTKYRYLCAGPRVAVLVNDLNRHPEDFMKVEAVTATGQASELPPAESPPWRRLLLQRHPYLERFRSSPATALFAVRIARYHFVSSFDDLMAWEPADAGG